In Solenopsis invicta isolate M01_SB chromosome 9, UNIL_Sinv_3.0, whole genome shotgun sequence, the sequence aagaatttATTAATCTCACAGACCCATTCTTATTAccgcaattatttatattaaaataatttatatattttttttaaacatatatattatatatatgtttaaaacgCATATATATTTCATTCTCTTAATTCAATAGttggtttataaaataaatagtaaagtAGCGAAGGAATAATCAGAGTGCAATACGCTTCGCGGAAAAGATTTATTCTGAAGAACCAAGAACGTTATATTATAGGTATAATATATACTCTTTGCGTGATagtgtattattatttactatttataatttatgtgtaTTATATACGTATTGTGCGTGACAAGTATAATCACATGGTGTTACGTAGAAAATatccatataaaaatatacgtaatatcGATGTGTTAACGATAGATATTGAAAATGCTATAAAACAAAAGGCATGTTTAAACGACATATAGTTTAGTTGAATTCATTTATTAAGAGTCGTTTATACCCTTGTAAAactaaatgataaatatatagcAATGCAAGTCTTCAAAACAACATAGATGATGTATATTCCGCAACTgatgattattattacaattaagaCGCGTCTTGTATGAAGCGAGAGATCTCGAGAACAAGAACATTGATAAATGATTAGAAAAACCAGTCCatttacttacaaaaatatttcttagcGAGTAATTCTCTGCATCAATTCTTCTCGTCAATCACTAAAAATCGAATTCCTGCATGTAGACGTAAAATTGTGTGACTGAAAATTTATATCCCTTACAGTGATACAAACTCATGCAATCAATTCTTGTTATTGTAGTGCACGATATTATCCTCATACAATACATTAATCGTTATAACATCAACGCGCGAATGACATCTGTCcacacagagatatttaaaaatgcgaTTATTTACTTGATTACACATACCCATGCTTGATGATTCATGATTTTCATGGCTGTGATTATGCTTATTTCTCTATTATTGCCGTCAGGAAGGTATAACAGTTCAAATAAAACATGTATCAGCTCcaactttttatacaaaaaacttttattaacatccTGCGTTAAATATTCGTCACACGTTCTCTTTATGCGTAAAATACTTTtagatatatttacaataaaaactgCGAACGGTGCGGTCGCACATATCTTCGTTTGTTTTACAAAACTTCTATGAAATATCTGTAAGTATATTCcgtgcaaaatattattatttgaaacaatatactGTTCGCAAAGAGTGAGATAACAAGTTTATACGCGCAtacaaattttatctaaatgatatatatataatgctttgtaaaaaaataacatgttcCGCTTCTGGTGTAATATGTCATTTCGGAAAACATCTGACTCGTtgattgttacaaaataaatatgcatatataacagatatatatgtatacgtacgGATAATACGTATGTCACAGTATACACACATATTTccttatatgtaataaataacattttactaatgttaaatatatatattatatatatttctttaaatattttaatatcactaAATCATATCTCGGTCATGACTTGAATCAAGAAAGTAAGGATGACAACTGTTAGAgatctttttattgtaatatatatagatatacacacacacacacacacacacacattatatatatatatatatatatatatatatatatatatatatatatatgcacggAACGTTATTCATTtcaaattatatcatattatatctTCTCTTTGTGGGAATCAGCACTGTATATATTCTATAATAGATATTGCCTCCCAAGGCGAATGGATCGTTATCGATTCACCTCGCGCACATTCTCATAAAACTGGAACACTTGGTAAACATACAGGAAATGGTGCATGTACACATGCCCCATATATGGGTAAATATATAGTGTGTCCATATAGTTCCTATGGCAATCCATGTCAACGCGGTTGTCAAACAAACATTAGACTAAAATTTGCCTTGATCTGTGGTGCAATAATCTGAAAGTTGTTATAGTTTATCTTAACACATCTCAATACATGGCCATTTTTAATAGCACCAGCATAAGCAGTAATGACTATGGGAAAATGATGAGTCACCCCAATAATTGGATCTAGAGGAACTACAGTGGATACACCGTATATGCAACAACGCGTTGAAGAGAATTTCCTAATAATTTTGCAGGTACCAGTGTTAACCGATTTATAACATCGTGCTGATATGTTACCTGTTACGGGTAAGTACAATTTTCCAAGCAGACATCGGTTTCGcctgtaatatattaatttttctacgaCCCCACCTAAGCCAGGAGAAACCTATGATTAAGCAGAGGATGCTCTCTATGTAATAACCGTCGAGCTGCATAATGCAAACGCCGTTATTGGTATTTGTACAGAGctgaaaatgcaataaataatttttattgtgaatgCTATTACATAAGTATtacatagtataaaaaaaaaaaaaaaatcccaaaAACCAACCTCTCTCTCTGTAATTGTGCTACAGTCGTTCGTGTAATCGGTACTGCACTGTCTAAATGTCAAGGGATCGACGAACCAAAGTGCAGCCGTGGCGGGCCAATTTCCACCAAGGTTACACAAAGTATTGAGTAATGTCATGTATGTGCCACCAACTGCTGGATCACTCACTTTCGCGAAAAAAGCCATTGATGCCACAAACATACTACTTGCAGAAatctaaagtataaaaataactgCTAGTCATTGAACTCAAGTTGGATATATTCGTTGAGGAGATTCATATATCCTGTATAACATTTACCTGATGTATAAAGTAGAGGCCtattaatatcacaaaataataAGCTGGCACATGTCCATTGATTACGAGGAGCGGTGTAACCCACACTAAAAACGCCGCTATCAAGCCAAAAGCCAGCctgtattacaaaaatttataaatgtcatTCAACTAAAATCTCTTTATGATTTATCGTTATCCAtaaatcatatattaattacCTATAAGGCATAGCTTTCATGTAAACGTCCATAGGCCTGGGCCCAGCGGTATATTTCGAGATTATTAATGGCAAAATTATTTGCAACGGTATCATGGGCACGGCCATAAAGGCGAACTTCTCTTTGGGAAAACCACCTTCTATAAGTTTTAAACTGGTTACAGCGTCGCATGCTGAAAATCCAATCTGTAGAAGGAAACAATCAAGTAAATATAATGAAGtctatgttatatattaaaatcgcATATTAATAATAGTATTCAACCTTTGCAGTTAAGAGAAATATAATCGTCGTCTTTATGGATGGTAATTTAACTATATCCCACAACAGCTTGTACGCATGCTTAATATCCGTATTTAGTTCCTCTCCTCTTGAAACTCTGCCTTTATCTTCGTGTTTGAATATTGCAATAAACGTTGTTGTGACGATGAACGTCAAACcccagaaatataaaaatcctACAAATCAAATATACTCGTTATTAGCTAAATATAcctaatgtatataaataataatcttttgcaTTGCTAGGTCCTTCTTACCAGGCAAAGTTAATATGCCTTCATCCGAAGGGGTGGACCTTAAATAACTATTGCAAAATTCAGCGGACTCCAGTGAAATAAATAAGACATAACCAATGAAGTAACCTGCTGTTTGGCCGACACTGTTACACGTGGACGCATACCCGACATTGCAtcttaataaatgaataataattaagcagtttctaaaaatattgcTGACATATGTAGGTGAAATTTGCAAAGATACCTTTTAAGCATTGTAAGCGCCCAGCCATCTACTACAATATCCTGAGTCGCGGCGAGTACGTTCAGGGAGAAGAACAACACAGTTAGCATTTCGATGTTAGGTTTTTCATGCTCCTTGCCCAACCAATGATCCACATAATTCGAAAGAAGGAGCATAAACATGCCCATCAAATACTGCGTAGGAATCAGCCAAGTTTTTCTCCTCCCATATCTTTGGGAAAAAATGGAATCAACTATGGGCGCCCAAAAGAGCTTCAACGAAAACGGCCATTGCACGAAACTAAATTCTGCCTGTGTcaacaagaaaaaaatcaaggatGTATTATTACCTCtctgtgaaaataatttatataatatataattcaatttttaatataattgttgtttacaatttttattacttaaaataacattcaataagatattttttacattaaaataatgctaa encodes:
- the LOC105198028 gene encoding acetyl-coenzyme A transporter 1, which produces MDVSMRRKLEKEDRVAEDGAVDSTSSQEPSDLRGDEKNIAILFFLYLLQGIPLGLCGSIPMLLQNRGVSYRQQAEFSFVQWPFSLKLFWAPIVDSIFSQRYGRRKTWLIPTQYLMGMFMLLLSNYVDHWLGKEHEKPNIEMLTVLFFSLNVLAATQDIVVDGWALTMLKRCNVGYASTCNSVGQTAGYFIGYVLFISLESAEFCNSYLRSTPSDEGILTLPGFLYFWGLTFIVTTTFIAIFKHEDKGRVSRGEELNTDIKHAYKLLWDIVKLPSIKTTIIFLLTAKIGFSACDAVTSLKLIEGGFPKEKFAFMAVPMIPLQIILPLIISKYTAGPRPMDVYMKAMPYRLAFGLIAAFLVWVTPLLVINGHVPAYYFVILIGLYFIHQISASSMFVASMAFFAKVSDPAVGGTYMTLLNTLCNLGGNWPATAALWFVDPLTFRQCSTDYTNDCSTITERELCTNTNNGVCIMQLDGYYIESILCLIIGFSWLRWGRRKINILQAKPMSAWKIVLTRNRLLHHRSRQILV